One window from the genome of Echinicola vietnamensis DSM 17526 encodes:
- a CDS encoding NAD(P)/FAD-dependent oxidoreductase, which produces MYDVIIIGGSYAGLSAALSLGRALRSVLILDSGHPCNKQTPHSHNFLTQDGKRPSEIAEIGLNQVLNYPTVTFRREEVIDADKTEAGFNVISNTGAHYASKKLLFSTGVADQMPAIEGFADCWGISIIHCPYCHGYEVKGQPTAIMANGEKAFHMGKLLQNWTSEITLLTNGPSTLTSEQHASLEEDGIPVLSHEIIRFQHKNGQLENIHFSNGSSITFPVMYAAIPFKQHTDLPHKLGCEVNEGGHLIVNEKQQTTVSGIYAAGDNSTPLRAVSIAVAGGTMAGAMINFDLIMG; this is translated from the coding sequence ATGTACGATGTAATCATTATCGGCGGCAGTTATGCCGGATTATCCGCTGCCCTTTCCTTGGGCCGCGCCTTACGGAGCGTATTGATTTTAGATAGCGGCCATCCCTGCAATAAACAAACGCCCCATTCCCACAACTTCCTGACCCAAGACGGCAAAAGACCAAGTGAAATCGCAGAAATTGGCCTAAACCAGGTGCTAAATTATCCTACGGTGACCTTCAGGAGAGAAGAGGTCATCGATGCTGATAAAACTGAAGCGGGCTTTAACGTGATATCGAATACAGGGGCGCACTACGCTTCAAAAAAATTACTTTTTTCGACGGGTGTGGCAGACCAAATGCCTGCTATCGAAGGTTTTGCGGACTGTTGGGGCATTTCGATCATCCATTGTCCTTACTGTCACGGATACGAAGTAAAAGGTCAGCCGACTGCCATCATGGCCAATGGCGAAAAGGCTTTCCATATGGGGAAACTTTTACAGAATTGGACCAGTGAAATCACCCTCCTTACCAATGGACCTTCAACACTTACCTCCGAGCAGCATGCTTCCTTGGAGGAAGATGGCATCCCTGTCCTATCCCATGAAATCATCAGGTTCCAGCACAAAAACGGTCAGTTGGAAAACATTCATTTTTCCAACGGGTCATCCATCACATTTCCGGTGATGTATGCGGCCATTCCTTTTAAGCAACACACGGATCTTCCCCATAAACTGGGATGTGAAGTTAATGAGGGAGGGCATTTAATCGTCAATGAGAAACAGCAAACAACCGTTTCAGGAATCTATGCTGCTGGAGACAATTCCACCCCACTTCGTGCCGTATCCATTGCCGTGGCTGGAGGAACGATGGCTGGTGCGATGATCAATTTTGACCTGATCATGGGATAA
- a CDS encoding type IA DNA topoisomerase translates to MKVCIAEKPSVAREIAQVIGAKNRKDGYFEGNGYQVTWTFGHFCSLYPPEDYDPTWKRWDLYTLPMLPKRFETKIIPDNGVKKQFKIIRDLVNKAQVVINCGDAGQEGELIQRWVLKQANYQGAVQRLWISSLTTESIQAGFENLKPAEEFDNLYYAGSSRAIGDWLLGMNATRLYTLKYGGYKQVLSIGRVQTPTLAMLVNRHQEIEQFKPEPYWELQTTYRDTTFHSTEGKFLKKEDGEALLGQITGKDLFITAIDQKEGKEYAPKLFDLTSLQVYCNNKFNLTADNTLKTVQRLYELKVVTYPRVDTTFLPNDMYPKISGILKGLGQYHSFTAPLLAKKIRKSPKVFNDKKVTDHHAIIPTGEEKQLGHTEQKVYDIIVRRFLAAFYPDCKVAKTQVTGEIEQTTFLAKGKEILEEGWRALFAKDNKKEKDDGDSKEDEEEGILPTFEKGEHGPHHPTLKEKITKPPKNYTEASLLRAMETAGKQVEDDELRDLMKANGIGRPSTRASIIETLFRRKYIERRKKLVVPTEMGIQLIGTIQNELLKSAELTGQWEKQLKEIEEGAFSAIQFIANMKKMVAELVSEVKQEHNKPRLASPFASDNQKKSTPSASKKKTSKAASKGLSEVTCPKCGQGNIIKGKTAYGCSQWKNGCDLRLPMKVKGKKLTDKQVQRLIEKGATTKLKGFLMDGEKVEGILKLTDSFAINFDLKAQAPTKPTPPQMPPCPKCKKGTIIKGKTAYGCSEWKSGCDFRYAFKSIKEMANGKPLTKELVLSIISQ, encoded by the coding sequence ATGAAAGTTTGTATTGCCGAAAAACCAAGCGTGGCCCGAGAAATAGCCCAAGTCATCGGGGCCAAAAACCGCAAGGATGGATATTTTGAAGGAAATGGCTATCAGGTTACCTGGACCTTTGGCCATTTCTGTTCGCTCTATCCGCCCGAGGACTATGATCCTACTTGGAAGCGTTGGGATTTATACACCTTACCCATGCTCCCCAAACGCTTCGAAACGAAGATCATCCCCGACAATGGCGTAAAAAAACAGTTTAAGATCATCCGAGACTTGGTCAACAAAGCCCAGGTGGTGATCAACTGCGGTGATGCCGGCCAAGAAGGTGAACTGATCCAACGATGGGTCCTCAAACAAGCAAATTACCAAGGAGCAGTACAGCGATTATGGATTTCCTCCTTGACGACTGAATCGATCCAAGCCGGTTTTGAAAACCTGAAGCCAGCGGAGGAATTTGACAATTTGTACTATGCCGGGAGTTCCAGGGCGATCGGGGACTGGCTGCTCGGGATGAATGCCACCAGACTGTACACCCTCAAATACGGCGGATACAAGCAAGTCCTATCCATTGGCCGTGTGCAGACGCCCACACTGGCCATGCTGGTCAACAGGCACCAGGAGATCGAGCAGTTCAAACCCGAACCTTACTGGGAGTTACAAACCACCTACAGAGACACCACCTTTCACAGCACGGAAGGAAAATTCCTCAAAAAAGAAGACGGTGAAGCGCTATTGGGGCAAATAACAGGAAAGGACCTCTTCATCACCGCCATTGACCAAAAAGAAGGCAAAGAATATGCCCCAAAACTATTTGACCTGACCAGTTTACAGGTATACTGTAACAATAAGTTTAACCTAACCGCTGACAATACCCTCAAAACCGTCCAACGGTTATATGAACTGAAAGTGGTCACCTATCCCAGGGTGGACACAACTTTCCTCCCTAACGACATGTATCCCAAGATCTCTGGAATACTGAAGGGACTCGGCCAATACCATTCGTTTACGGCGCCATTGCTGGCAAAGAAAATCAGGAAATCCCCAAAGGTCTTCAATGACAAAAAAGTCACGGACCACCATGCCATCATCCCCACCGGTGAAGAAAAGCAACTCGGGCATACCGAACAAAAAGTCTATGACATCATCGTCAGAAGGTTTTTGGCAGCCTTTTACCCTGACTGTAAAGTAGCCAAAACCCAAGTAACGGGGGAAATCGAACAAACCACCTTCCTGGCCAAAGGCAAGGAAATCCTGGAAGAAGGATGGCGGGCCCTATTCGCAAAAGACAACAAAAAAGAAAAAGATGACGGGGACAGCAAAGAGGATGAAGAAGAAGGCATCCTCCCCACCTTTGAGAAAGGAGAGCATGGTCCTCACCACCCAACGCTAAAAGAAAAGATCACCAAACCTCCCAAAAACTATACCGAGGCCTCACTGCTGAGGGCAATGGAAACGGCCGGCAAGCAAGTGGAAGACGATGAACTTCGCGACCTGATGAAAGCAAATGGCATCGGAAGGCCGTCCACTCGTGCCAGCATCATCGAAACACTCTTCAGGCGTAAGTATATCGAACGGAGAAAAAAGCTCGTGGTCCCCACCGAAATGGGCATTCAGCTTATCGGCACCATCCAAAATGAACTGCTTAAATCCGCAGAGCTTACCGGCCAATGGGAAAAGCAACTAAAAGAAATCGAGGAAGGAGCCTTCAGCGCCATCCAGTTCATAGCCAATATGAAAAAAATGGTAGCTGAACTGGTCTCAGAAGTAAAGCAGGAACACAACAAACCTCGCCTGGCCTCTCCTTTTGCCTCTGATAACCAAAAGAAAAGCACTCCTTCGGCGTCCAAAAAGAAAACCAGCAAAGCCGCTTCCAAAGGACTTTCGGAGGTGACATGCCCCAAATGCGGCCAAGGCAATATTATCAAAGGAAAAACAGCATACGGATGTAGCCAATGGAAAAATGGGTGTGACCTTCGTCTTCCCATGAAAGTAAAAGGGAAGAAATTGACCGACAAGCAGGTGCAACGATTAATCGAAAAGGGTGCCACAACTAAACTGAAAGGGTTTCTCATGGATGGTGAAAAAGTGGAAGGCATCTTGAAATTAACGGACAGTTTCGCTATTAATTTCGATCTCAAAGCCCAGGCCCCCACCAAACCCACCCCTCCACAAATGCCGCCATGTCCAAAATGTAAAAAAGGAACCATCATCAAGGGCAAAACCGCCTACGGCTGCAGTGAATGGAAAAGTGGTTGTGATTTCAGGTATGCATTTAAATCCATCAAAGAAATGGCCAATGGAAAACCACTTACCAAAGAGTTAGTCCTTAGCATCATCAGCCAATGA